From Longimicrobium sp.:
AGCGCCGCGGCCAGGGCCAGGGCGGCGCGCAGGCGGCGGGCGCTCACTGGCCCTCCGGCGCGGTGGCCACGAGCTGTTCCACCTGTGCCCGGCGCGGGTCGTCCCGGGGGGCGCGGGCCAGGTACTCGCGGCAGGCCCGCAGCGTTCCCTTGTCGTCACCCTGCAGCTGCTTCACCATTCCCAGCACCAGCCAGCCGTCCGCGTGGTGGGGCGCCAGCGTCGTGGCCGCCTCCAGCTGCGTGGCGGCCTCGTCCAGCCTGCGCAGGCGCGACAGCAGGGTGCCGTACAGAATGCGCAGCGTGGCGTCGTCCGGGGCCGTTTCGGCCGCCAGCCGCATCTCGCCCTCGGCGGTGGCGGTGTCGCCCGCGGCCAGCGCCAGCAATGCCAGCCGCAGGTGCGCCGGCGCGTACGAGAGGTCTTCTTCCAGCGCGCGGGAATACGCCTCGCGCGCCACGTCGGCCTTGCCCGTGCGCTCGAAGATCAGCCCGCGGCTGTGGTGGATCACCGCCTTGCTCTCGTAGAAGCGCACCAGCTCGCGCTCGTCGCGCTCCACCTGCAGGTTCACCGCCGAGTCCAGGTCCGACAGCGCCCTCTGGTTGTTGCCCACGAGCGCGAACATCCGCGCGCGCTCCTGCAGGATCCACCCGCGGGTTTCGCTGCTGTTGCGGCGGCTGCGCAGCGCCTCGCCAAAGGCCTGCGCCGCCTCGGGAATCTTTCCCTGCGCCGCCATTACACGCGCACGCATGATGGGCGGCAGGTCGGCCATCACCTGGCTGGTATAGTACGAAAGCAGCGTCTGGTCGTCTACCTGGGTGGGGTCGCCGCCCACGATCAGCGCGCCGATCCACATGCGGGTCAGGTCCGGCTCGAAGCGCCGCTGGACGAAGGGATCGCTGCGCAGCGCGCGCAGGTACAACGAGTCGATCTGCCGCGCCTCGGCCGACGAGCGGGCCCGCCCGCTGCTCTGGTACTGGATCATCCGCCGCGGATCGCGCAGCAGCATCGCCGTGTGGCGCCCGTACAGCGCATCGGCCCATCCGGGTCTCAGCTCCACGGCCCAGTAGAAGGCGTCGGCGGCCAGATCCGGGCGGCGGGCCATGCTGCGGACGCCCAGGTCGTAGTAGGCGCGTGCGTCGTTGGTGTCGGCCGCGGCGGGAAGCGGCGGACGGCGCGGCGCGCGCTGGGCATCGGCCGAGGTGGCCAGGAACACGGCGGCGGCGAACAGCGCCAGGTGGCTGCGGAAAAATCGCATCGGAACGCTTTCGGGGAAGTCATTGCGGGAGGGGAGGCGCGCAACGGACGCTGCTCATGCGCACGTAACGACTATATTCATGCGCCCGGCCATCCGCAACCCGCGCGTGCGGGCTCGCCCCAACGTTCGCGTGCGCTCCGCTGTATTCCGGATGAAGTCGCAAACGGTCCGTCCACACGAGAGCAGTGTCCCATGAGCATGTCCGCACGCGTCCTGTTGATTGCCCTGGCGGCCGCCGTGGCCGCCCCCGCCGCCGCGCAGCCCGGCGGCCGGCATCCCGAACGCCCGCGCGCCATGGAAGCGCTTTCCCCCGAGGACGGCCGCGCCTTCGAGGTGCTGCTGCGCCACCGCGAGCAGCTGCGGCTGACTGACGTACAGGTGCGGCGCATCCAGGAGATCGGCCGGGGGCTGGAGGCGCGCAACGCCCCCCTGCGGCGGCGGCTGGCGGAGGAGCGGCAGCGGTGGATGGCCCGGCGCCAGGCGGAGCTGGAGCGGATGGATGCCGAGCAGCGCCGCCACGAGATGCGGCGGATGCGGCAGGAGCGGCGGGTGCCCGAGCCCATGCAGCCGCTGATGCGGGAGATGCGCCAGAACATCGCGGACGCCGTGCGCGATGCCCACGGCGTGCTTTCCGACGAGCAGCGGACCCGGGCGCGGCGGGTGCTGCGCGAAGAGGCGCGCGCGCGCCACGAACAGATGCGGGCGCGCCACCCGGAGATGCGCCGCCGCCCCCTCCGCGAGGGGCGGCCTCCCCGCCCGCGCGGGGAAGCCGCCCCCCGGCCGCCGTGAACCCGGCGCTCGCGGCCGTGCCGCTTGCGCCGGCGCAGGCCGGCGCGGCATCCTCCGCCCCGGTGGCGGAGGACGAGTCCGCGCTGGTGGAGCGGGTGCGCCAGGGCGACGCGGCCGCCTTCGACACGCTGGTCA
This genomic window contains:
- a CDS encoding tetratricopeptide repeat protein — translated: MRFFRSHLALFAAAVFLATSADAQRAPRRPPLPAAADTNDARAYYDLGVRSMARRPDLAADAFYWAVELRPGWADALYGRHTAMLLRDPRRMIQYQSSGRARSSAEARQIDSLYLRALRSDPFVQRRFEPDLTRMWIGALIVGGDPTQVDDQTLLSYYTSQVMADLPPIMRARVMAAQGKIPEAAQAFGEALRSRRNSSETRGWILQERARMFALVGNNQRALSDLDSAVNLQVERDERELVRFYESKAVIHHSRGLIFERTGKADVAREAYSRALEEDLSYAPAHLRLALLALAAGDTATAEGEMRLAAETAPDDATLRILYGTLLSRLRRLDEAATQLEAATTLAPHHADGWLVLGMVKQLQGDDKGTLRACREYLARAPRDDPRRAQVEQLVATAPEGQ